TTTTTCAACGCCGTAATCAACAATTTGTTTACCTAAAACGCTTGTTTTAAGAAAAATTATTGAATTTGCCGCTTTTTAGTTCAAACCTTCATTGGAATTACCGGTAAAATGATTGGAAATTTGCAAGCACCCCTACACCCGTCCTGGATGGAGTACATTGGACAGGAATTTGAAAAGCCCTATTTTAAGGAATTAGAAAACTTTTTGAAGGAGGAAGCCAATACCACCGTGTTTCCGCCATCTTCTAAAATATTCGCAGCTTTGCAAGCAACTCCTTTTTCTGAAATTAAGGTAGTTATCCTTGGTCAAGACCCATATCATGGTCCGGGACAAGCCAATGGGCTTAGTTTTTCGGTTAACGATGGAATGCCTCTTCCTCCATCCTTGAAGAATATATTTAAAGAACTGGTGAGCGATATAGGAATTCCTTATCCGACGAGTGGAAACCTGGAGCCCTGGGCCAGGCAAGGAGTTTTATTGCTGAATGCAACACTAACTGTTCGGGCAAATCAACCCGGGAGTCACCAAAAAAGGGGTTGGGAAACGTTTACCAATGAAATAATACACCAACTTTCCTTGCATAAACAGGGTGTGGTTTTTTTGCTTTGGGGAAAGTTTGCTCAGGAAAAGCAAGGGCTCATCCATGCTCAAAATCACCGAATTCTTATGGCCGCCCATCCTTCACCCTTAAGCGCTTACAATGGGTTCTTTGGGTGTAAACATTTTTCTAAAACCAATGATTTTCTGCGTTCCATTGGAAAGTCGGAGATTGATTGGAAGCTAGGAATGGATTTGTTTTCTTGAACACTTGCCACTGTTTGGTTGATAAACGATTATAATTCAGGTTGTTAACACTCCGACTTTTGCAAATAAAGTGAAATAGGACGAGTAAGGATTTTAGCAGAAATATTTCAATTTCTGGGGAACAATTTTACAATTCAAGTCCTACCTTTGCAACCGCAAAAAAATTGCATGGAACCTCCTCAGCAACCGATAAATTATGCCAATCGAAATTACAGCCCAACTGGTAGAACAGTTGAGGTCAGCCCTACTAAAGGCTGATCGTGAGGCTGTATTGCTGTTAATTTCCGATCTCCATTCTGCCGATTTAGCCGAAGTCTACAACGAACTACAAGCCCATGAAGGCCGGTTCGTATATGCTTGCCTAACAGAAGAGCAAAAAGCAGAGCTGCTTCCCGAACTCGACGAAGATGTTAGGGAAACCTTGCTTTCATCCCTTTCTGATGAAGAGATTGCGGAAACGGTTGATTTGTTGGATTCCGACGATGCGGCTGACTTAATTGCTGAACTTCCCGAAGAACGCCAGGAAGGTGTATTGGCCGAAATGGAGGATGAGGAGCAGGCCGATGATATTGCAGACCTTTTAAGCTACGACGAAAATTCGGCCGGTGGTTTAATGGCTACGGAGTTAATTCGGGTTCAGTTGAAATGGAATGTGGCCACCTGTGTGCGCGAAATGCGCCGTCAGGCCGAAGATGTGAAAGAGGTGTATGCTGTTTATGTGGTAGACGAAAGGGATGTATTGCAAGGCCTTTTATCACTGAAAAAGCTCCTGATTACTCCGGTAAGGGCATTGGTAGAAGAAATTTATACCCAGGAAATTATTTCAGTTACTGCTGATACTCCTTCCGAAGAGGTTGCCAATATTATGCAAAAGTACGACGTAGTGGTATTGCCCGTTGTAGATGGAGAAGGCAGACTGATTGGCCGGATAACCATCGACGACGTAGTGGATGTTATTAAGGAAGAAGCCTCCAAAGACTACCAATTAATGAGTGGTATCTCGGAAGATATTGAACAAACCGATAAGGTTTGGGTTATTTCTCGTGCCCGACTTCCCTGGCTGATGGTAGCAATGATGGGAGGAATTATGGCATCGCAAGTTATTGGTCTGCACGAAGAATCCCTGCAAATTCATCCCGAAATGGCTTATTTTATGCCACTGATAGCTGCCATGGGAGGAAATGTTGGGGTACAATCATCGGCTATTATTGTACAAGGTTTAGCCAATAATACCCTGAGTCGGTCGGGTATTTTCCAGAAATTATTGAAAGAACTGAGTGTTGGTTTGCTCAACGCCCTGGCCTGTTCCTTGCTGCTGCTTTCTTATAATTTAGCCTTTCACCATGGATTTGCTTTAAGCGTTACGGTTAGCATTGCTTTGGTCATTGTAATTGTATTCGCCGCCATTTTTGGCACTCTAGTTCCACTAACCCTCGACCGTTACAACATAGACCCGGCCTTGGCCACCGGTCCTTTTATTACCACCAGCAACGATATAATTGGCCTCTTTATTTATTTTATGGTTGCCCGGGCCATGTATGGGTTAATTTAAGTCCAATCCGGGTTCCTGCCAGGATTAGTGTTTCGAAAGAAAAGATCGATTGTTGCTACCAATGAAATTAAGCCAGACTAAATCAGTGGAAAATTTGACAAATCGAACTTCTGTAACCCAACGCTGCACCAGAAACCGTTAGGAGGCCTTTATAGCGAATGGACAAAGTGTTTAGTCCAAATTTATGCTTATAACAATGGTATAATATTTCCGTATATTCGGGAAAGGCTGGGCTTTTGGGGCTTGCACCTCGGGCAACGA
This DNA window, taken from Bacteroidia bacterium, encodes the following:
- the ung gene encoding uracil-DNA glycosylase codes for the protein MIGNLQAPLHPSWMEYIGQEFEKPYFKELENFLKEEANTTVFPPSSKIFAALQATPFSEIKVVILGQDPYHGPGQANGLSFSVNDGMPLPPSLKNIFKELVSDIGIPYPTSGNLEPWARQGVLLLNATLTVRANQPGSHQKRGWETFTNEIIHQLSLHKQGVVFLLWGKFAQEKQGLIHAQNHRILMAAHPSPLSAYNGFFGCKHFSKTNDFLRSIGKSEIDWKLGMDLFS
- the mgtE gene encoding magnesium transporter — encoded protein: MPIEITAQLVEQLRSALLKADREAVLLLISDLHSADLAEVYNELQAHEGRFVYACLTEEQKAELLPELDEDVRETLLSSLSDEEIAETVDLLDSDDAADLIAELPEERQEGVLAEMEDEEQADDIADLLSYDENSAGGLMATELIRVQLKWNVATCVREMRRQAEDVKEVYAVYVVDERDVLQGLLSLKKLLITPVRALVEEIYTQEIISVTADTPSEEVANIMQKYDVVVLPVVDGEGRLIGRITIDDVVDVIKEEASKDYQLMSGISEDIEQTDKVWVISRARLPWLMVAMMGGIMASQVIGLHEESLQIHPEMAYFMPLIAAMGGNVGVQSSAIIVQGLANNTLSRSGIFQKLLKELSVGLLNALACSLLLLSYNLAFHHGFALSVTVSIALVIVIVFAAIFGTLVPLTLDRYNIDPALATGPFITTSNDIIGLFIYFMVARAMYGLI